In Candidatus Methylomirabilis tolerans, the sequence TGCCGATAAGCGCCGCGGGCTGCCGTCGGCGAATAGCACCTGGGGTTCTCAGATCTCTGTGCTGGCCGGCGACTTCTTGTATGCCAGATCGCTTCAGATGCTGGTGATCGATGGTGACCTGGCTGTCATGCGAGCCTTTGCCGACGCGACGGTTCGGATGATTGAAGGTCAGGTGCGCGAGGTTCAGATGGCCGGAAACCTCGACCTCACCGATAACGAGTATCTGGGCATCATCACATCAAAGACCGCTGCCCTGATCTCCGTCGCTTGCAGGACCGGCGCCCTGATCGCCGGCAGGCCGGCGGCGGAGGTGGCCGCATTAACCGAGTTCGGCCTGAATCTGGGAATCGGGTTTCAGTTGGTCGATGACGCGCTGGACTTCGTTGCCGAGGAGTACCGGCTGGGTAAGCCTGTGGGGAACGATTTTAAAGAGGGGAAGATGACGTTTCCAGTGCTCCATGTGATGCGGACAGGCTCGGAGTCCGATCAGGGCAGGATCAGAGAGTTAGCTGCGCAGGAGACCATCGGAGAGGCCGACATGGCAGAGGTCAAGACGATCGTGGAACGGCATGGCGCCGTTGCGGCCACGATGGATCTTGTTCGCATCTATCTTCAGAAAGCGAAGGTATCCCTTAGTATCTTTCCTGACTCGGCTGCCAAGCGTTCGCTTACCCTGATGGTTGATTTTGTCGGAGATCGAGACTGGTGATCGCCGGCCTATTTCCCCTGAAGGTACTTTTACCGCGCCTTCCTCCTTCCGAGTTGTTCGATGGTATGCAATCATCGTTCTTACTGAACACTGAACACTTACACTTATGAGTATGGCGATCAACCTGCTTCAGATCCGAAACTTTTCTATCATTGCGCACATCGATCATGGAAAATCGACCCTAGCTGATCGGATTCTGGAGGCTACCGGGGCGCTCGCGCCCCGTGAGATGGAGGCTCAGGTTCTGGACCGCATGGACCTCGAGCGGGAACGAGGCATTACCATCAAGGCCAAGGCCGTTCGCCTTCACTACAAGCGGCAGGGCGGACAAGAGCATATTCTGAACCTGATCGATACGCCGGGCCATGTGGACTTTAGCTATGAGGTCTCGCGGAGCCTCTCTGCGTGCGAGGGTGCGTTGCTCGTGATCGATGCCGTCCAGGGAGTAGAGGCGCAGACGCTCGCCAATGTTCATCTTGCCATGGATCATGACCTGGCCATCATCCCGGTTATTAATAAGATCGACCTGCCGAATGCCGATATTGCAAGGGTGAAGGCACAGATCGAGGAAACCCTGGCCATCGATGCCTCTGAGGCGATCCTCTGTAGCGCCAAACAGGGGATCGGAACTGAAGAGGTGATCGAGGCGATCATCAAGCGGATTCCGCCTCCCCAAGGGTCTCCGCAGGCTCCCCTGAAAGCGCTGATCTTTGATTCTTCATT encodes:
- a CDS encoding polyprenyl synthetase family protein: MIAETILSPVAPELALVEERLLQDISGDVELISEIIRYVLKSGGKRVRPALLLLSAKLCGYGGGSRNVDLAAVAEYMHAATLIHDDIIDRADKRRGLPSANSTWGSQISVLAGDFLYARSLQMLVIDGDLAVMRAFADATVRMIEGQVREVQMAGNLDLTDNEYLGIITSKTAALISVACRTGALIAGRPAAEVAALTEFGLNLGIGFQLVDDALDFVAEEYRLGKPVGNDFKEGKMTFPVLHVMRTGSESDQGRIRELAAQETIGEADMAEVKTIVERHGAVAATMDLVRIYLQKAKVSLSIFPDSAAKRSLTLMVDFVGDRDW